One stretch of Chiroxiphia lanceolata isolate bChiLan1 chromosome 1, bChiLan1.pri, whole genome shotgun sequence DNA includes these proteins:
- the C1H8orf88 gene encoding uncharacterized protein C8orf88 homolog isoform X2 translates to MFQNVAEAKKFIGKSLQPARPVHHLSSKQASAIALNVQTELPGSTEVCLQNKVNWSSEMTEVKILTQTVMLCQPKQHESGAKKERIKYSRDFLLKLSSVSLSQKKPEFLPDHPVVLEKPTSLPNW, encoded by the exons ATGTTTCAAAATGTTGCAGAAGCAAAAAAGTTTATTGGCAAATCCCTTCAGCCAGCACGACCTGTGCATCACCTGTCTTCTAAACAAG CATCAGCCATTGCATTAAACGTTCAGACTGAGTTACCTGGCAGCACTGAAGTATGTTTGCAGAATAAGGTTAACTGG TCATCTGAAATGACTGAAGTGAAGATCTTAACTCAAACTGTGATGCTCTGTCAACCAAAACAACATGAATCAGGagcaaaaaaag AAAGGATCAAATACAGCAGAGATTTCCTTCTGAAGCTTTCAagtgtttctctctctcagaAGAAGCCAGAGTTTCTTCCTGATCATCCAGTTGTACTTGAGAAGCCA ACTAGCCTGCCAAATTGGTAA
- the C1H8orf88 gene encoding uncharacterized protein C8orf88 homolog isoform X1, translating to MFQNVAEAKKFIGKSLQPARPVHHLSSKQASAIALNVQTELPGSTEVCLQNKVNWSSEMTEVKILTQTVMLCQPKQHESGAKKERIKYSRDFLLKLSSVSLSQKKPEFLPDHPVVLEKPVKNKPFIDICKK from the exons ATGTTTCAAAATGTTGCAGAAGCAAAAAAGTTTATTGGCAAATCCCTTCAGCCAGCACGACCTGTGCATCACCTGTCTTCTAAACAAG CATCAGCCATTGCATTAAACGTTCAGACTGAGTTACCTGGCAGCACTGAAGTATGTTTGCAGAATAAGGTTAACTGG TCATCTGAAATGACTGAAGTGAAGATCTTAACTCAAACTGTGATGCTCTGTCAACCAAAACAACATGAATCAGGagcaaaaaaag AAAGGATCAAATACAGCAGAGATTTCCTTCTGAAGCTTTCAagtgtttctctctctcagaAGAAGCCAGAGTTTCTTCCTGATCATCCAGTTGTACTTGAGAAGCCA GTAAAGAACAAACCTTTTATTGACATATGCAAGAAGTGA